Proteins from a single region of Streptomyces glaucescens:
- a CDS encoding DNRLRE domain-containing protein, with product MAITLLDVASLPAAASPPGAPAPKRTAATQAADIPSARVAARLSGKRVEALSERTETSTTWVNKDGSLTTELAAGPVRFQQDGKWVDVDIALRRSGSGVEPVAHPEGLRLAGRTGTPATSWKAARGAKAADLVTLGEGDRQITLQWKGGLPQPDLDGTRARYLDAVPGADVVVEATRTGFEQFVEVKRRPTTADYSYTLPLKAKGLKAKQLADGSVLFTDGKNRKRAVMPAPVMWDATVDQRSGEHTRKARVGLKVVQKGSSVDLVVTPDARFLADPKTKYPVTVDPSTSALSSVFDTYVQQGETVDWSTDTELDFGNPGTKNADGTPRTAQSFISWNTTPVQDALVLNAKLSLWNFHSGNTDCKAYPWEVWTSGAASTSSRWTNRPTMTVKKATSTETRGNTACTSAPDGWINADVTSMVQEWASAKATRGHMGVRAASESVVEQWKRVNSANAAANPPKLTVTYNYRPRTGTKQEAGPPFFSYSGAYTVNTVTPTLQDRFVDADGDKVNGTFQIYDNATNTQVGEPIVSKFVPSGQVAPVTVPAGLLSNGKTYKFRTSPYDGTHYNTGWSAWKTFTVDTTAPAAPTGVTSADYPAGKWSKGAGQAGTFTVTPSASDHNWLEWSLDGVTWTKVATGGVSGARNIVITPSDNGAQALLVRAVDRADNRSSVVEYAFNVGAGGFVRPGSGDRTARRLTLEAETDGGKYDKVSFSWRRSAADDWQPIPAGHVTQDGTALTQWPVALTNGRNAALAWNATSTVNPDGSVEVKADFTGPGGAAGSAEPVTVVVDRNADGAASEDIGPGSVNLLTGDYTLSAEDVSAFDLAVSRTAHSRRPEAGAQQDDQAAIFGKQWVSGFEAQLNESEYTHLERISDTAVRVVLSDDSPIHFTANAARNGWIPEPGAEEMVLKGSVSGTFTLSDSSGTVTEFAKADPTATTWQVKSTLFDGLSNSTTTVMSQTVTVDGKELARPTRIIAPTSAATASACAADPSTKGCRLLEYVYASATTATATTFGNVSGQVREIRLWATEPGAAAATSKAVQTYQYDDQGRLRRAWNPQTSPALVTEYAYDAAGRITSVTPPGELPWTFTYGKAGNDPAAGEGMLLKATRAALKEGTAGTVEGEATTSVVYDVPLSGASAPYAMDRDTVRTWGQQDLPTDATAVFPADAVPASHSGSALDPAAYRLATVQYLNVSGDRVDLAEPGGRIGSTDHDRFGNVVRELSAGNRETALGTTSGAKEALADLGLADRPSAERAELLSTRSVFDETGTRELEKFGPLGRIDLARDLKSGDTTLVAAGSSVLARSWTSKRYDEGRPADAVGTVNQVTSTREGAQVREHPAVMADAQLTTVAYDWAKGLPTKVVQDPDGLAITTVTEYDAQGRVIRQGALGTSGTDAGTQVSTYWSATGTGACAGRPEWADLLCTSGPAGDITGGGTNPAQLPTMTAEYDWWGNTAKTTEKAGTATRTIIRGYDAAGRPTTVQTTGLGAAVPSTTTSYDPESGRAVRTTSSTGGTLTRAYDRLGREISYTDADGGTTTTAYDRRNRPVRVGNSVPSTVTYTYDATLEPRGLATKVTDSVAGAFTATYDADGAVASEKLPGGYTLQQVKDAAGAVVERTYTRDSDGATVYNDAVTSTIHGQAATRSGWSHQEYGYDDAGRLTRVEDTSDNVCTLRTYALDSRSNRTGTTEAAAAPGLDCPAGAGAVKSHAYDTADRVVDPGYSYDAFGRTTTLPGSTLSYYANDLVQRQTAGSRRQTWQLDAGLRFRSWTVETDTNGTWSQTTAKTNHYGSDSDSPSWIVEDAQGSVTRNVGSATGAFSATTGKSGGTVLQLTSIHGDVALQLPLDPAVAPTVLDSDENGAARTGKAAQRYGWFGSNQRSGETLTGIVLMGARLYDPNTARFLQLDPVFGGNCNAYDFVCADPVNGTDLDGRCGAWGNPFKACDKWRILMWSRSPGSHWKTIREGSTSNVTVNGKKYGKFGLRHIKDKHVGKGKRSAWRSSSTMISDLKKALISGKWRNAWGGVYDGKWDITYSYWTGCGCRKKKKYTVYVYYRTTKAPDGKPLGVTTAYINRTG from the coding sequence ATGGCCATCACTCTGCTGGACGTGGCGAGCCTGCCGGCGGCCGCTTCGCCCCCCGGCGCGCCCGCGCCGAAGCGGACGGCCGCGACCCAGGCGGCCGACATCCCGTCGGCCCGCGTCGCGGCGAGACTGTCCGGCAAGCGAGTGGAGGCGCTCTCCGAACGCACGGAGACGTCGACGACGTGGGTGAACAAGGACGGCAGCCTCACCACCGAACTCGCCGCGGGACCGGTCCGGTTCCAGCAGGACGGCAAGTGGGTCGACGTCGACATCGCCCTGCGCCGGTCCGGCTCGGGTGTGGAGCCGGTCGCGCACCCCGAGGGCCTGCGACTGGCGGGCCGCACCGGCACGCCGGCGACGTCCTGGAAGGCCGCGCGCGGCGCGAAGGCGGCCGACCTCGTGACCCTCGGCGAGGGGGACCGGCAGATCACCCTCCAGTGGAAGGGCGGCCTGCCCCAGCCCGACCTCGACGGGACGCGGGCGCGGTACCTCGACGCCGTACCGGGCGCCGACGTCGTCGTCGAGGCGACCCGCACCGGCTTCGAGCAGTTCGTCGAGGTCAAGCGGCGCCCCACCACGGCCGACTACTCGTACACCCTGCCGCTCAAGGCCAAGGGACTGAAGGCCAAGCAGCTCGCGGACGGCAGCGTCCTGTTCACCGACGGGAAGAACAGGAAGCGGGCCGTGATGCCCGCGCCGGTGATGTGGGACGCCACCGTCGACCAGCGTTCCGGGGAGCACACCCGGAAGGCCAGGGTCGGCCTGAAGGTGGTTCAGAAGGGCTCGTCCGTCGACCTGGTGGTCACTCCGGACGCGCGCTTCCTCGCCGACCCGAAGACCAAGTACCCGGTCACCGTGGACCCGTCGACCTCCGCGCTCTCCAGCGTCTTCGACACCTACGTCCAGCAGGGCGAGACCGTCGACTGGTCGACCGACACCGAACTCGACTTCGGCAATCCGGGCACCAAGAACGCCGACGGCACCCCGCGCACCGCGCAGTCGTTCATCTCCTGGAACACGACGCCCGTCCAGGACGCCCTGGTGCTGAACGCGAAGCTGTCGCTGTGGAACTTCCACTCGGGCAACACGGACTGCAAGGCGTACCCGTGGGAGGTGTGGACCTCCGGTGCCGCTTCCACGTCGAGCCGGTGGACCAACCGTCCGACGATGACGGTGAAGAAGGCGACCTCCACCGAGACGCGCGGCAACACCGCCTGCACGTCGGCCCCCGACGGGTGGATCAACGCCGATGTGACGTCCATGGTCCAGGAGTGGGCCTCGGCCAAGGCCACCCGCGGGCACATGGGTGTGCGGGCCGCCAGCGAGTCGGTCGTCGAGCAGTGGAAGCGCGTCAACTCGGCCAACGCCGCCGCCAACCCGCCCAAGCTCACGGTCACCTACAACTACCGGCCGCGCACCGGCACCAAGCAGGAGGCCGGTCCGCCGTTCTTCTCCTACAGCGGCGCCTACACGGTCAACACCGTCACGCCCACGCTGCAGGACAGGTTCGTCGACGCCGACGGCGACAAGGTCAACGGCACCTTCCAGATCTACGACAACGCCACCAACACGCAGGTCGGCGAGCCGATCGTGTCGAAGTTCGTCCCGTCCGGCCAGGTCGCCCCGGTGACCGTGCCCGCGGGGCTGCTGAGCAACGGCAAGACGTACAAGTTCCGTACCTCGCCCTACGACGGCACGCACTACAACACCGGCTGGTCGGCCTGGAAGACCTTCACGGTCGACACCACCGCGCCCGCCGCCCCGACCGGTGTCACCTCCGCTGACTATCCGGCGGGCAAGTGGAGCAAGGGCGCGGGCCAGGCGGGAACCTTCACCGTGACCCCGTCCGCCTCCGACCACAACTGGCTCGAGTGGTCGCTGGACGGCGTGACCTGGACCAAGGTCGCCACCGGTGGTGTCAGCGGTGCCAGGAACATCGTCATCACCCCCTCCGACAACGGCGCCCAGGCGCTCCTCGTGCGGGCCGTCGACCGGGCGGACAACCGGTCCTCCGTCGTCGAGTACGCCTTCAACGTGGGAGCCGGCGGCTTCGTACGGCCCGGGTCCGGCGACCGCACCGCGCGCCGGCTCACCCTGGAGGCCGAGACCGACGGCGGCAAGTACGACAAGGTCTCCTTCTCGTGGCGGCGCTCCGCCGCCGACGACTGGCAGCCCATCCCCGCCGGGCACGTGACCCAGGACGGCACCGCGCTCACGCAGTGGCCGGTGGCCCTGACCAACGGCAGGAACGCGGCGCTGGCCTGGAACGCGACCTCCACCGTCAACCCCGACGGCTCCGTGGAGGTCAAGGCCGACTTCACCGGCCCCGGCGGAGCCGCCGGCAGCGCCGAGCCGGTCACCGTCGTGGTGGACCGCAACGCCGACGGAGCCGCGAGCGAGGACATCGGTCCCGGCTCGGTGAACCTGCTGACCGGTGACTACACCCTCTCCGCGGAGGACGTGTCGGCCTTCGACCTCGCCGTCAGCCGCACCGCGCACTCGCGCCGCCCCGAAGCGGGCGCCCAGCAGGACGACCAGGCCGCCATCTTCGGCAAGCAGTGGGTGTCCGGCTTCGAGGCGCAGCTGAACGAGTCGGAATACACCCACCTGGAGCGGATCTCCGACACCGCCGTCCGCGTGGTCCTCTCCGACGACAGCCCGATCCACTTCACGGCCAACGCGGCCAGGAACGGCTGGATACCCGAGCCGGGGGCCGAGGAGATGGTGCTGAAGGGCAGCGTCAGCGGCACCTTCACCCTCTCCGACAGCTCCGGCACGGTGACCGAGTTCGCCAAGGCGGACCCGACGGCGACCACCTGGCAGGTCAAGAGCACCCTGTTCGACGGTCTGTCCAACTCGACCACCACGGTCATGTCGCAGACGGTCACCGTGGACGGCAAGGAACTGGCCCGGCCGACCCGGATCATCGCCCCGACGTCCGCCGCCACCGCGTCCGCCTGCGCGGCGGACCCGTCGACGAAGGGCTGCCGCCTGCTGGAGTACGTCTACGCCTCGGCCACCACGGCGACCGCCACGACCTTCGGCAACGTCAGCGGCCAGGTCCGCGAGATCCGGCTCTGGGCGACGGAGCCCGGAGCCGCGGCCGCCACGTCCAAGGCCGTGCAGACCTACCAGTACGACGACCAGGGACGGCTCCGCCGAGCCTGGAACCCGCAGACCAGCCCCGCGCTGGTCACCGAGTACGCCTACGACGCGGCGGGCCGGATCACCTCGGTGACGCCGCCCGGCGAGCTGCCGTGGACCTTCACCTACGGCAAGGCGGGCAACGACCCGGCGGCCGGCGAGGGCATGCTCCTCAAGGCCACCCGCGCCGCGCTCAAGGAGGGCACGGCCGGCACCGTCGAGGGCGAGGCCACGACCAGCGTCGTCTACGACGTGCCCCTGTCCGGCGCGTCGGCCCCGTACGCGATGGACCGTGACACGGTCCGCACGTGGGGACAGCAGGACCTCCCCACCGACGCCACCGCCGTCTTCCCCGCCGACGCCGTGCCGGCCTCCCACTCGGGATCGGCCCTGGACCCGGCGGCCTACCGGCTGGCCACGGTGCAGTACCTGAACGTGTCCGGCGACCGGGTCGACCTCGCCGAACCGGGCGGCCGGATCGGCAGCACCGACCACGACCGCTTCGGCAACGTGGTGCGTGAGCTGTCGGCCGGGAACCGGGAGACCGCCCTCGGGACCACGTCCGGCGCCAAGGAGGCGCTGGCCGACCTCGGCCTGGCCGACAGGCCGAGCGCGGAGCGCGCCGAGCTGCTGTCCACGCGGTCCGTGTTCGACGAGACCGGTACGCGCGAACTGGAGAAGTTCGGGCCGCTCGGCCGGATCGACCTGGCCCGTGACCTGAAGTCCGGCGACACCACGCTCGTGGCCGCGGGCTCCTCCGTCCTCGCGCGCAGCTGGACCAGCAAGCGCTACGACGAGGGGCGTCCCGCGGACGCCGTCGGAACCGTCAACCAGGTCACCAGCACCCGCGAGGGCGCACAGGTCCGCGAGCACCCCGCCGTCATGGCGGACGCCCAGCTGACCACCGTCGCCTACGACTGGGCGAAGGGCCTGCCCACCAAGGTGGTCCAGGACCCCGACGGACTGGCGATCACCACCGTCACCGAGTACGACGCCCAGGGCCGCGTCATCAGGCAGGGCGCTCTGGGCACCTCCGGCACCGACGCGGGCACGCAGGTCAGCACCTACTGGTCGGCCACCGGGACCGGCGCCTGCGCCGGCCGCCCCGAGTGGGCGGACCTGCTGTGCACCAGCGGACCGGCCGGCGACATCACCGGCGGCGGGACCAACCCGGCCCAGCTGCCCACGATGACAGCCGAGTACGACTGGTGGGGCAACACCGCGAAGACCACCGAGAAGGCCGGCACCGCGACCCGCACCATCATCCGCGGCTACGACGCGGCGGGCCGCCCCACCACCGTGCAGACGACCGGCCTCGGCGCGGCCGTTCCGTCCACCACGACCAGCTACGACCCCGAGTCGGGCCGAGCGGTCAGGACGACGTCGTCGACCGGCGGCACCCTCACCCGCGCCTACGACAGACTGGGCCGGGAGATCTCCTACACCGACGCGGACGGAGGAACCACCACCACCGCCTACGACCGGCGCAACCGCCCGGTCAGGGTCGGCAACAGCGTCCCCAGCACCGTCACCTACACCTACGACGCGACCCTCGAGCCGCGAGGGCTGGCCACCAAGGTGACCGACTCGGTCGCCGGCGCCTTCACGGCCACGTACGACGCGGACGGGGCGGTGGCCTCCGAGAAGCTGCCGGGCGGCTACACGCTCCAGCAGGTCAAGGACGCCGCGGGTGCCGTCGTCGAGCGCACGTACACCCGTGACAGCGACGGGGCGACCGTCTACAACGACGCCGTCACGTCCACGATCCACGGCCAGGCCGCCACGCGTTCCGGCTGGTCGCACCAGGAGTACGGCTACGACGACGCCGGTCGCCTCACCCGGGTCGAGGACACCAGCGACAACGTCTGCACCCTGCGGACGTACGCCCTCGACAGCCGCTCCAACCGGACCGGCACGACCGAGGCCGCGGCTGCTCCCGGGCTGGACTGCCCGGCCGGTGCCGGTGCGGTGAAGAGCCACGCCTACGACACCGCGGACCGCGTCGTCGACCCGGGCTACTCCTACGACGCCTTCGGCCGCACCACCACGCTGCCGGGCTCGACCCTGTCGTACTACGCCAACGACCTGGTGCAGCGGCAGACCGCCGGCTCCCGCCGCCAGACGTGGCAGCTCGACGCCGGGCTGCGGTTCCGCTCGTGGACCGTGGAGACCGACACCAACGGCACCTGGAGCCAGACGACCGCGAAGACCAACCACTACGGCAGCGACTCGGACAGCCCGAGCTGGATCGTGGAGGACGCCCAGGGGTCGGTGACCCGCAACGTCGGCTCGGCCACCGGCGCGTTCAGCGCGACGACGGGCAAGTCCGGCGGCACCGTCCTGCAGCTGACCAGCATCCACGGTGACGTCGCCCTCCAACTGCCGCTGGACCCGGCGGTCGCGCCGACGGTCCTCGACAGCGACGAGAACGGCGCCGCCCGCACCGGCAAGGCCGCCCAGCGGTACGGCTGGTTCGGCTCCAACCAGCGCTCCGGCGAGACCCTCACCGGGATCGTCCTCATGGGCGCACGGCTGTACGACCCGAACACCGCGCGCTTCCTCCAGCTGGACCCGGTCTTCGGCGGCAACTGCAACGCCTACGACTTCGTCTGCGCCGACCCGGTGAACGGCACCGACCTCGACGGCCGGTGCGGGGCCTGGGGCAACCCCTTCAAGGCGTGCGACAAGTGGCGCATCCTCATGTGGTCGCGCTCCCCGGGCAGCCACTGGAAGACCATCCGTGAGGGAAGCACCTCCAACGTCACGGTGAACGGCAAGAAGTACGGCAAGTTCGGTCTCCGGCACATCAAGGACAAGCACGTCGGCAAGGGGAAGCGCTCGGCGTGGCGGTCCAGCTCCACCATGATCAGCGACCTCAAGAAGGCGCTCATCTCGGGCAAGTGGAGGAACGCCTGGGGCGGTGTCTACGACGGCAAGTGGGACATCACGTACTCATACTGGACGGGCTGCGGTTGCCGTAAGAAGAAGAAGTACACGGTGTACGTGTACTACCGCACCACCAAGGCGCCCGACGGCAAGCCGCTGGGTGTGACGACCGCCTACATCAACCGGACCGGGTGA
- a CDS encoding ricin-type beta-trefoil lectin domain protein — MATALVLTSPGTAQAAGERVDVHLTTTSDAGGRTVTRGLAPQAPLAFGPAGGTAAHTITVNENVTYQQFEGGGASITDTTAHLLRGGAVSAATRDAVMRKLFSPTDGIGLSFVRNPIGASDLSRPGHVSLDDTCCDLSDFGANGYDTNVRLLTAQAKQLNPALRVKGVPWSAPGWMKDNGRMDQMGWLKWEYYPMYAQYLVKYIQSYQAAGVRIDYISVQNEPNCCQAANPTAMNYPGMSWNPSGLVEFTKNHVYPAFRAAGITTKVLVHDWNYGDYAGFGAAVLGDAGVRNDPLFGGIAWHGYFGDPAVGTQVHNQYPTVKQFSTEHSGGTWIANQHNEDLADIVNYARNWSGSLVKWSLALNQNMGPHNGGCGTCTGLITVQEGGARAGQVDYTIEYYTTGHLTKFVRPGAYRIDSTANSTVQNVAWRNPDGSKALIAHNGGTTAQSVRVDWAGQSFTYTLPARTTATFTWAGTGGTAERTGTLTGLAGKCLDVAAGSTADGTAVQLHTCNGSAAQRWTVAADGSVRALGKCLDVTGGSTADGARVQLYTCNGTGAQRWTYDAATHDLVNTAADKCLDITGNSSADGTRAQIWTCTGGANQKWTLTP; from the coding sequence ATGGCGACCGCGCTGGTCCTCACCTCGCCCGGCACCGCACAGGCGGCGGGCGAGCGCGTCGACGTCCATCTCACCACCACCTCCGACGCGGGCGGCCGGACAGTCACCCGCGGCCTGGCCCCGCAGGCGCCCCTGGCGTTCGGCCCGGCGGGCGGCACGGCCGCTCACACGATCACCGTGAACGAGAACGTCACCTACCAGCAGTTCGAGGGCGGTGGTGCGTCGATCACCGACACCACGGCCCATCTGCTGCGCGGCGGAGCCGTGAGCGCGGCCACCCGCGACGCCGTGATGCGCAAGCTCTTCTCGCCCACCGACGGCATCGGGCTGTCGTTCGTCCGCAACCCCATCGGAGCATCGGACCTGTCCCGGCCGGGCCACGTCTCACTGGACGACACCTGCTGCGACCTCTCCGACTTCGGCGCCAACGGCTACGACACGAACGTCCGGCTGCTCACCGCGCAGGCCAAGCAGCTCAACCCGGCGCTGAGGGTGAAGGGCGTCCCGTGGAGCGCGCCGGGCTGGATGAAGGACAACGGCCGCATGGACCAGATGGGCTGGCTGAAGTGGGAGTACTACCCCATGTACGCCCAGTACCTGGTCAAGTACATCCAGAGCTACCAGGCCGCGGGCGTCAGGATCGACTACATCTCGGTGCAGAACGAACCCAACTGCTGCCAGGCGGCCAACCCCACGGCCATGAACTACCCCGGCATGAGCTGGAACCCGTCCGGCCTGGTGGAGTTCACCAAGAACCACGTCTACCCCGCCTTCCGGGCCGCTGGCATCACCACCAAGGTGCTGGTGCACGACTGGAACTATGGCGACTACGCCGGCTTCGGCGCCGCGGTCCTCGGTGACGCGGGCGTGCGCAACGACCCCCTGTTCGGCGGCATCGCCTGGCACGGCTACTTCGGGGACCCGGCCGTCGGAACCCAGGTGCACAACCAGTATCCGACGGTGAAGCAGTTCAGCACCGAGCACTCCGGCGGTACGTGGATCGCCAACCAGCACAACGAGGACCTCGCCGACATCGTCAACTACGCGCGCAACTGGAGCGGCAGCCTGGTCAAGTGGAGTCTGGCGCTCAACCAGAACATGGGCCCGCACAACGGCGGATGCGGCACCTGCACCGGCCTGATCACGGTGCAGGAGGGCGGCGCACGGGCAGGGCAGGTCGACTACACCATCGAGTACTACACCACCGGCCACCTGACCAAATTCGTCCGGCCGGGCGCGTACCGCATCGACTCGACGGCGAACAGCACCGTGCAGAACGTCGCCTGGCGCAACCCGGACGGCTCCAAGGCACTCATCGCCCACAACGGCGGCACCACCGCGCAGTCGGTCAGAGTCGACTGGGCCGGCCAGTCCTTCACCTACACCCTGCCCGCCCGTACCACCGCGACGTTCACCTGGGCGGGAACGGGCGGTACGGCGGAGCGCACCGGCACCCTGACCGGCCTGGCGGGCAAGTGCCTGGACGTCGCCGCGGGGTCCACCGCCGACGGCACCGCCGTCCAGCTCCACACCTGCAACGGCTCAGCGGCGCAGCGCTGGACGGTCGCGGCCGACGGCAGCGTGCGGGCGCTCGGCAAGTGCCTCGATGTCACCGGCGGCTCGACCGCGGACGGTGCCCGCGTCCAGCTCTACACCTGCAACGGCACCGGGGCGCAGCGCTGGACCTATGACGCGGCCACGCACGACCTGGTCAACACCGCAGCCGACAAGTGCCTGGACATCACCGGCAACTCCTCCGCCGACGGCACCCGGGCGCAGATCTGGACCTGTACCGGTGGCGCCAACCAGAAGTGGACCCTCACCCCCTGA